The following are encoded together in the Methanosarcina flavescens genome:
- a CDS encoding glycoside hydrolase family 130 protein produces the protein MMWKDHGELFQRNIKNPILTVDDWPYRAHSVFNPAAAIVNGTTLLMVRVEDHRGFSHFTVARSENGIDGWEIDPEPTFMPDPVNYPEEIYGIEDPRITYIDEMGKWAVAYTAFSDSGPLTALAFTEDFRNFDRVGATLPPENKDAAVFPVRFKGKWAMLHRPVSGMAGAKANIWISFSPDMKYWGEHEVLLYAREGGWWDARKIGLSPQPLRTPDGWLIMYHGVRQTTAKASYRLGLALLDLEDPRKVLHRSEGWVFGPREMYERSGDVNDVVFPCGWVVVDDELRIYYGSADTSVSLATAKMSDVLEYIHQCPETQCPEDYCRWFEENSGLSSDAKKGDIKIKVKNETPSVRG, from the coding sequence ATGATGTGGAAAGACCATGGAGAGCTGTTCCAGAGGAACATTAAAAACCCTATACTTACCGTCGATGATTGGCCATATCGAGCTCACTCAGTATTTAACCCTGCAGCAGCTATAGTTAATGGAACAACTTTATTAATGGTGCGTGTCGAGGATCATCGAGGCTTTTCTCACTTTACAGTAGCCAGGAGTGAGAACGGGATTGATGGCTGGGAAATTGACCCAGAGCCAACCTTTATGCCAGACCCTGTAAATTACCCTGAAGAAATATACGGCATTGAAGATCCGCGTATAACTTATATAGACGAGATGGGAAAATGGGCTGTAGCATATACGGCTTTTTCTGATTCCGGTCCATTAACAGCTCTTGCATTTACCGAAGATTTCCGTAATTTTGACCGGGTAGGAGCTACCCTGCCGCCTGAAAATAAAGATGCTGCTGTTTTTCCTGTAAGATTTAAAGGCAAATGGGCAATGTTACACAGGCCTGTATCTGGTATGGCGGGTGCAAAGGCAAATATCTGGATATCCTTTTCTCCAGATATGAAATACTGGGGAGAACACGAAGTTCTTCTATATGCTCGAGAAGGTGGATGGTGGGACGCCCGAAAAATCGGATTATCCCCGCAGCCACTACGTACACCTGATGGATGGCTAATTATGTATCATGGAGTACGCCAGACAACGGCTAAAGCAAGTTATAGGCTTGGGCTAGCTCTTCTTGATCTTGAGGATCCCAGAAAAGTGCTCCACAGGTCGGAAGGCTGGGTTTTCGGACCGCGTGAAATGTATGAACGCAGTGGGGATGTTAATGATGTTGTTTTCCCCTGCGGATGGGTTGTTGTAGATGATGAACTCCGTATTTATTACGGAAGTGCGGACACTTCTGTGTCATTAGCTACTGCAAAAATGAGTGATGTCCTGGAGTACATACATCAATGCCCGGAAACTCAATGCCCAGAGGATTACTGTAGATGGTTTGAAGAAAACAGTGGGCTTTCAAGTGATGCCAAAAAAGGTGACATTAAAATAAAAGTCAAAAATGAAACTCCATCAGTACGTGGTTGA
- a CDS encoding peptide chain release factor 1 yields the protein MLSESTEQDIMSRLTRLEQKMNDLDRSSDALIDELESLQTVARELKMTGFVDKFDEYLEEVGQIKEDLSCKLSDEIEDEQMRELVEARIKTIPADIDTLRNEYNDARSKLAEIREEIRRKRMSKPD from the coding sequence GTGTTGTCTGAATCAACTGAACAGGATATAATGTCCAGATTAACCCGATTAGAACAGAAAATGAACGATTTGGATAGAAGTTCAGATGCTCTTATAGATGAATTAGAGAGTTTGCAAACTGTAGCCAGAGAATTAAAAATGACAGGCTTTGTCGATAAATTCGATGAATACCTCGAAGAGGTAGGACAGATTAAAGAAGATTTAAGCTGCAAATTATCTGACGAAATCGAAGATGAACAGATGAGGGAACTGGTAGAGGCAAGGATAAAAACCATTCCGGCGGACATTGATACTCTAAGGAACGAATATAATGATGCTCGCAGTAAACTCGCAGAGATCAGAGAAGAAATAAGAAGAAAAAGAATGAGTAAACCGGACTAA
- a CDS encoding NAD-dependent succinate-semialdehyde dehydrogenase has product MKIKSINPYTEEVNWTYDSFSLGECRARIENSRAAFLVWSLMPVEERAKHFTRVSSVLRQNTEIYAEIITKEMGKPIRQSRHEIEKCAQLCDYYAENAARLLKDEIVDTGAEKSYVTFEPLGIIFGIMPWNFPFWQVFRFAVPAMCAGNVCVIKHASNVPKSALEIEKVFIEAGFPENVFSSLLIDSKTAMQIIKEELVDGVSLTGSIGAGSEIGELAGGLIKPLVLELGGSDPFIVLEDADIEKAAQAAVRSRFLNAGQSCIAAKRLIVVEDIVVDFIKAFERRVQELKIGDPMDEETDIGPIAKKEFIDSLDRVLRDAKKKGAKPHIYGEKPERGFFFNPVIIPAASIDMEVCNVEVFGPIAPIITVEDENEAVEIANSTIYGLAAKLWSQDLERAERLAKRIKCGSISINGMIKSDPRLPFGGVKKSGVGRELSQYGFREFVNIKTVVVNK; this is encoded by the coding sequence ATGAAAATTAAGTCAATTAACCCTTATACTGAAGAGGTAAACTGGACATATGACTCATTTTCACTCGGGGAATGTAGAGCCCGGATTGAAAATTCCAGGGCCGCTTTTTTAGTTTGGAGTTTAATGCCTGTGGAGGAAAGGGCAAAGCATTTCACACGAGTCTCCAGTGTCCTTCGGCAAAATACTGAGATCTATGCCGAAATTATTACTAAGGAAATGGGAAAACCTATCAGGCAGTCAAGGCATGAGATTGAAAAATGCGCCCAGCTCTGTGATTATTACGCAGAAAACGCAGCAAGACTTCTGAAAGATGAGATTGTGGATACAGGAGCTGAGAAGAGCTATGTAACTTTTGAGCCACTGGGGATAATTTTCGGGATCATGCCCTGGAATTTTCCGTTCTGGCAGGTCTTCAGGTTTGCAGTGCCCGCAATGTGCGCAGGGAATGTATGCGTTATAAAACATGCATCAAATGTGCCGAAGTCGGCACTGGAGATTGAGAAAGTTTTTATTGAAGCCGGGTTTCCAGAAAACGTTTTTAGTTCCCTGTTAATTGACTCTAAAACTGCCATGCAGATTATTAAGGAAGAACTGGTAGATGGAGTTTCGCTCACCGGCAGTATAGGCGCAGGCTCAGAGATAGGGGAACTTGCCGGAGGGTTGATCAAGCCTTTAGTGCTGGAATTGGGAGGCTCAGATCCTTTTATAGTGCTTGAGGATGCTGACATTGAGAAAGCTGCACAGGCGGCCGTAAGGTCACGCTTCCTGAATGCCGGGCAGAGCTGTATCGCAGCCAAGCGGCTCATTGTTGTAGAGGATATTGTCGTGGATTTCATCAAGGCATTTGAACGCCGCGTGCAGGAATTGAAAATCGGGGATCCTATGGATGAGGAAACCGATATAGGGCCGATTGCAAAGAAAGAATTTATCGATAGTCTTGATAGGGTTTTGAGAGATGCGAAAAAGAAAGGTGCAAAACCCCATATCTACGGAGAAAAACCTGAAAGAGGTTTTTTCTTCAATCCTGTTATTATCCCTGCAGCCAGTATAGATATGGAAGTATGCAATGTCGAGGTTTTCGGGCCAATCGCCCCAATAATTACTGTAGAAGACGAGAATGAGGCTGTAGAAATTGCAAATTCTACCATATACGGGCTCGCGGCCAAACTCTGGTCTCAAGACCTGGAAAGAGCTGAAAGGCTCGCAAAAAGAATAAAGTGTGGGTCTATATCTATCAATGGAATGATTAAATCCGATCCTAGGCTGCCTTTTGGTGGAGTGAAAAAATCCGGAGTGGGGCGAGAACTTTCCCAGTATGGGTTCAGGGAATTTGTAAATATAAAGACTGTCGTTGTCAATAAATAA
- a CDS encoding DUF1796 family putative cysteine peptidase: protein MNSSDEVVGSLGQDLRSGQSYDFAVSLGAACIVASKMEQNSLRLFAGPFDWIVGSPERVNYLIKNNFESFFRYENLEIEGRRDGKFLVRDRLNWLLSVHDFKELGSKISRSEYSKVMEKYNRRINRFYEWCRRSENALFVIFVGSEEDLQDVYRIKETISSGFPQLDFDILVVYLCSEKISEINKIDDNIYLARVYHDESNWPGSDLHWKNILSHFSINFSHKTIYLSKVLPLKNNRLDFKNSHGKHHDDKNRFVYLGLSNPEPHGRWSVGNKTRIGLKVNTKPEKMIVKCGSYKNNSSLVYINGKCAGSMDFTKGGYSHEFDLKDIDMENGCLVIDFIHESPISPLSIGESADSRMLAVLFDEIKFS from the coding sequence ATGAATTCTAGCGATGAGGTTGTCGGTTCTTTAGGTCAGGATCTCAGGAGCGGCCAGTCATATGATTTTGCGGTAAGTCTTGGAGCAGCCTGCATAGTTGCCAGTAAAATGGAACAGAATAGCCTGAGGCTTTTTGCAGGACCTTTTGACTGGATAGTAGGATCTCCCGAAAGAGTAAACTATTTAATAAAAAATAATTTTGAGAGTTTTTTTCGGTATGAGAACCTGGAAATCGAGGGAAGGAGAGATGGGAAATTTTTAGTAAGGGACAGGTTGAACTGGCTTCTATCTGTCCATGATTTTAAGGAGCTTGGAAGTAAGATCTCCAGAAGTGAGTATAGCAAGGTAATGGAGAAATATAATCGGCGAATCAACAGGTTTTATGAATGGTGCAGAAGATCCGAAAATGCCCTGTTTGTTATTTTTGTGGGATCTGAAGAGGATCTCCAAGACGTATACAGGATAAAAGAAACAATAAGTTCTGGTTTCCCACAGCTGGATTTTGACATTTTGGTAGTTTATCTTTGCTCCGAAAAAATTTCCGAGATAAATAAAATAGACGATAATATCTACCTTGCCAGAGTATACCATGACGAGAGCAACTGGCCAGGATCGGATTTGCACTGGAAGAATATCCTCAGCCACTTTTCCATTAATTTCTCGCATAAAACGATTTATCTTTCCAAAGTGCTTCCTTTAAAGAATAATCGCCTTGATTTTAAAAATTCTCATGGTAAGCATCATGATGATAAGAACAGGTTTGTTTATCTGGGCTTATCCAACCCTGAACCTCATGGCAGGTGGTCAGTAGGAAATAAAACAAGAATAGGGTTGAAAGTAAATACAAAACCTGAAAAAATGATCGTAAAATGTGGCTCTTATAAAAATAATAGCAGTTTAGTGTATATAAATGGAAAATGTGCAGGAAGCATGGACTTTACGAAAGGCGGTTACTCCCATGAATTTGATTTAAAAGACATTGATATGGAGAACGGTTGTTTAGTTATAGATTTTATTCATGAATCTCCAATATCTCCCCTCTCTATTGGAGAATCGGCAGATTCGAGAATGTTAGCCGTTCTATTTGATGAGATAAAATTTTCCTAA
- a CDS encoding PHP domain-containing protein, which translates to MPMGRRPRNYEEKLIAPEKAAEIMEEGWKRADLHVHTTCSFDVLPVRDLHPESLYEKALKLGMDYITFTDHDTIEAYEILGWNREKLIPGVEMSVYDPEFAGHSLHINIFEFDREEFFELREIAEIEHDLKSFIKYLRRHKLPFIYNHPFWFEFHREPNPSAVPRLAKFFPVLEYNMHELKQKNELTIALAEKFGKGIVATTDTHSGRLGKVYTLSQGDNFREFFRNIEKGKNYIVPKNLTRELLIDEMNTWIDLIFEKSQKSSDIKNYLTGIKSLDTMVKISRSTLLNYSPKLNKTAMNLFYMISNTGLPASFYIHSEKSFAKEIEKNIEIESQK; encoded by the coding sequence ATGCCTATGGGAAGAAGGCCGAGGAACTACGAGGAGAAACTTATAGCCCCGGAAAAGGCAGCCGAAATTATGGAAGAGGGCTGGAAGCGAGCAGATCTGCACGTTCATACCACCTGTTCTTTTGACGTACTTCCTGTTAGAGACCTGCATCCGGAAAGCCTTTATGAGAAAGCACTCAAGCTCGGTATGGATTATATCACGTTTACGGACCACGATACCATAGAAGCATACGAAATTCTAGGATGGAATCGTGAGAAGCTAATTCCCGGGGTTGAGATGAGTGTTTATGACCCTGAATTTGCAGGACATAGCCTTCATATTAACATTTTTGAATTTGACAGAGAAGAGTTCTTTGAACTCAGAGAAATTGCAGAAATTGAACATGACCTGAAAAGTTTTATAAAATATCTCAGGCGGCATAAGCTTCCATTTATATACAACCACCCATTCTGGTTCGAATTCCACCGTGAGCCAAATCCTTCGGCAGTACCGAGACTGGCAAAATTTTTCCCTGTACTGGAGTACAATATGCATGAGCTCAAGCAGAAGAATGAACTTACTATTGCCCTGGCTGAAAAATTCGGAAAAGGCATTGTTGCGACAACCGACACTCATTCCGGCAGACTCGGGAAGGTGTATACCCTCTCACAAGGAGATAATTTCAGGGAGTTTTTCAGGAATATAGAAAAGGGGAAGAACTACATTGTCCCTAAAAACCTTACCAGGGAGCTCCTGATAGATGAGATGAATACCTGGATAGATCTGATTTTTGAAAAAAGCCAGAAAAGCAGCGATATAAAAAATTATCTTACAGGAATAAAATCTCTGGACACGATGGTAAAAATCTCCAGAAGCACTCTTTTAAATTACTCTCCAAAGCTCAACAAAACCGCAATGAACCTGTTCTACATGATCTCAAACACAGGGCTTCCGGCTTCATTCTACATTCATTCGGAAAAAAGTTTTGCCAAAGAAATAGAAAAAAATATAGAGATCGAAAGCCAGAAGTAA
- a CDS encoding ABC transporter substrate-binding protein, with protein sequence MKQIKGFTGPELKKELKRWLIYSVLMTIFCSNICPAGAVGTEDSGENLSASNGGIFDRIITYIKSLLGEENVQSSENVSGASTAGMPSTAGMPQSAGSEGTVLKIATPNVIKSASFIGDSNLGVFAHLSNPPLMKMDSEGHLVGQLAESYNVSENNTCWTFYLRDDLYWSDGEPVTPEDVEFSIRYYGKKTPWASWINETLESSTVSGVNNSVTFKFNKPYTRVNLEFATYNILPAHIWKTIENPMEYTNNGPYVGCGPYYLKLIDLNAGKLVFEKNPYWKGKAPESETVEVHFYSSVDVATLALENGEVDTYYKYAGSYSYSGIEQLEKTGNFDFIEKTDIGLVFLAPNLKKAPLSDEDFRDALAYAINYEEIVNLETLGYGKVPNRGFVPPTMENFKETEKLEYNPEKAREILEKAGYSDSNGNGVLEGKDGKDIKLEILIRPDYARTGELLEEYFEQVGLDSDLRTADADTWFTLKDKYEYDLTVTRSTPWGMLMHASWGSGYFDSRRTGQGVMHNLDDPEFLQLCDDILATTDPEELDGYSSELQDYYAENLPAIPLYWNNVVTPYNRHFEGWYTDPLYGIYNLDTFLNLHEV encoded by the coding sequence ATGAAACAGATAAAAGGTTTCACTGGACCGGAATTAAAAAAAGAGTTGAAACGGTGGTTGATTTATTCCGTACTCATGACCATTTTTTGCTCAAATATATGCCCGGCAGGGGCGGTAGGGACAGAAGATTCGGGAGAAAATCTTTCGGCCTCAAACGGCGGGATCTTTGACAGGATTATAACGTACATAAAAAGCCTTCTGGGAGAAGAAAATGTTCAGAGTTCCGAAAATGTTTCCGGAGCATCAACCGCAGGTATGCCGTCAACCGCAGGTATGCCGCAATCAGCAGGTTCTGAAGGGACAGTCCTGAAAATAGCGACTCCAAACGTAATAAAGTCTGCATCATTTATAGGAGACTCAAATCTCGGAGTTTTTGCCCATCTCTCAAATCCGCCACTAATGAAAATGGACTCTGAGGGGCACCTTGTCGGGCAGCTTGCAGAAAGCTATAATGTATCGGAAAATAACACGTGCTGGACTTTTTACCTCAGGGATGACCTCTACTGGAGCGACGGAGAACCTGTGACCCCGGAAGATGTCGAGTTTTCAATCCGTTACTACGGGAAAAAAACGCCCTGGGCTAGCTGGATAAATGAGACCCTGGAAAGCTCAACTGTTTCGGGAGTCAACAATTCCGTGACCTTCAAATTTAACAAGCCTTACACCCGAGTTAACCTGGAATTTGCGACCTACAATATCCTCCCTGCCCATATATGGAAAACAATTGAAAATCCAATGGAGTACACAAATAACGGCCCTTATGTGGGCTGCGGACCCTATTACCTCAAGCTGATAGACCTTAACGCCGGAAAACTCGTTTTTGAGAAAAACCCATACTGGAAAGGAAAAGCTCCGGAATCCGAAACTGTAGAGGTCCACTTTTACTCAAGTGTTGACGTAGCCACCCTGGCCCTTGAAAACGGAGAGGTTGATACTTACTATAAATACGCAGGTTCATACTCATATTCCGGAATTGAGCAGCTCGAAAAAACTGGAAATTTCGACTTTATTGAAAAGACAGATATAGGGCTTGTATTTCTTGCTCCCAATTTGAAGAAAGCTCCTCTTTCAGATGAGGATTTCAGAGACGCACTGGCTTATGCAATAAATTATGAAGAGATTGTAAATCTTGAGACTCTGGGGTACGGAAAAGTTCCGAATCGTGGTTTTGTGCCTCCAACCATGGAAAATTTCAAGGAAACCGAAAAACTTGAGTACAACCCCGAAAAAGCCAGAGAAATTCTCGAAAAAGCAGGATACTCAGACAGTAACGGAAATGGGGTACTTGAAGGAAAAGACGGGAAAGACATCAAGCTTGAAATCCTTATCCGGCCGGATTATGCCCGTACAGGCGAGCTTCTTGAAGAATACTTTGAACAGGTGGGCCTTGACTCAGATCTTAGGACTGCAGATGCAGATACCTGGTTCACACTCAAGGACAAATACGAGTATGACCTGACAGTAACCCGCTCCACCCCCTGGGGCATGCTCATGCACGCAAGCTGGGGAAGCGGCTATTTCGATTCAAGAAGGACAGGCCAGGGAGTTATGCATAATCTGGATGACCCCGAATTCCTGCAGCTCTGCGACGATATCCTTGCAACCACGGACCCTGAAGAACTTGACGGCTATTCATCCGAGCTTCAGGACTACTATGCTGAGAATTTGCCTGCAATCCCTCTCTACTGGAACAATGTTGTTACCCCGTATAACAGGCACTTTGAGGGCTGGTATACCGATCCTCTTTACGGGATCTATAACCTTGACACCTTCCTCAATTTACATGAGGTATGA